A region from the Thermococcus sp. Bubb.Bath genome encodes:
- a CDS encoding homoserine dehydrogenase, translating to MGEVILSIFGFGNVGRATAQVLLEKAGIFREKYGVNIKVVSISDTSGTVWLPEGIDLPEALLVKENFGKLSKWTNDYEVYNLSPREAVREIDADVVIDVTNDKNAWEWHRTALREGKGVVTSNKPPLAFHYEELIKEAEKRDLPYLFEATVMAGTPIVGLLRGNLRGDTIERIEAVLNATTTFILTEMERGMSFERALERAQKLGIAERDPSGDITGVDAGYKATILHCLAFRPITFNEAKVRGITEVTEGEIERAKARGKTVRLVARVEGGSVTVEPKEIPRDSPLAVESHENAAIIKTDLLGKLVISGAGAGLKETASGVIGDILKASLTLLKR from the coding sequence ATGGGTGAAGTCATCCTCTCCATTTTTGGTTTCGGTAACGTTGGACGGGCAACTGCACAGGTTCTCCTGGAGAAAGCCGGGATTTTCAGGGAGAAATATGGAGTTAACATCAAAGTCGTCAGCATCTCAGACACAAGCGGAACGGTCTGGCTGCCCGAGGGGATAGACCTCCCAGAAGCCCTTCTCGTGAAGGAGAACTTTGGAAAGCTTTCGAAATGGACGAATGACTACGAGGTTTACAACCTTTCTCCGAGAGAAGCGGTTAGAGAGATTGATGCCGACGTAGTCATAGACGTTACGAACGATAAAAATGCATGGGAGTGGCACCGAACGGCGCTCAGAGAGGGGAAAGGAGTGGTAACCAGTAACAAGCCACCTCTGGCGTTCCATTACGAGGAGCTCATCAAAGAAGCAGAGAAAAGAGACCTTCCGTACCTCTTCGAGGCGACAGTAATGGCGGGAACTCCGATAGTGGGGCTACTCAGGGGAAATCTCCGTGGGGACACCATTGAAAGGATTGAGGCAGTTCTCAACGCGACGACCACCTTCATCCTGACAGAGATGGAAAGGGGTATGAGCTTTGAGCGGGCACTCGAAAGGGCCCAAAAGCTTGGAATCGCGGAGCGGGACCCGAGCGGCGACATAACTGGGGTGGACGCTGGTTACAAAGCCACGATACTCCACTGCCTAGCTTTTCGTCCGATAACGTTTAACGAGGCAAAGGTCAGGGGGATAACTGAGGTAACGGAGGGAGAGATTGAGAGGGCCAAAGCACGGGGGAAAACGGTGAGACTCGTCGCCAGGGTTGAAGGGGGCAGCGTAACCGTGGAACCAAAGGAAATACCAAGGGACAGCCCCTTAGCGGTTGAGAGCCACGAGAACGCGGCGATTATAAAGACCGACCTCCTTGGAAAGCTGGTCATCAGTGGAGCAGGCGCAGGGTTGAAGGAGACGGCCAGCGGGGTCATAGGGGATATTTTGAAGGCTTCACTAACGCTGCTGAAGAGATGA
- a CDS encoding ZPR1 zinc finger domain-containing protein: MVEREEKKREDNVNPDEIQVITLGDCPVCGGKGTLKAMQYIHEIPYFGKVMESTIFCEKCGYRNADVVMLEDRPPKLYTVRVEEEKDLFTRVVRSKSGTIELDEIGVKIEPGPAAEGFVSNVEGVLERVRETLLMAREFKRQEGDEEAVKRADEVLEYIKEVGEGRKPLTVRIMDPLGNSALVGEKVKSRLLTQKEIDSLSLGPYVKVNPDELEAGSNEGSGEGGSSKEKDHEEETD; encoded by the coding sequence ATGGTGGAGAGAGAGGAAAAGAAGAGAGAGGATAACGTTAATCCAGATGAGATTCAGGTCATCACCCTCGGCGACTGCCCAGTATGCGGTGGGAAGGGCACGCTCAAGGCCATGCAGTACATCCACGAGATTCCCTACTTCGGAAAGGTCATGGAGAGCACGATATTCTGCGAGAAGTGCGGCTACCGAAACGCCGACGTCGTCATGCTCGAGGACAGGCCGCCCAAGCTCTACACCGTTCGGGTAGAGGAGGAGAAAGACCTCTTCACGCGCGTCGTCAGAAGCAAGAGCGGAACAATAGAGCTCGACGAGATAGGCGTTAAGATTGAGCCCGGCCCGGCCGCCGAGGGATTCGTCAGCAACGTTGAAGGGGTTCTGGAGAGGGTGAGGGAGACCCTGCTGATGGCCAGGGAGTTCAAGCGGCAGGAAGGCGACGAAGAGGCCGTGAAGAGAGCGGACGAAGTGCTTGAGTACATTAAGGAGGTTGGGGAGGGCAGAAAACCTCTCACCGTCAGGATAATGGACCCACTGGGCAACAGCGCCCTCGTCGGCGAGAAAGTTAAGAGCAGACTTTTAACGCAGAAGGAGATAGACTCCCTCAGCCTCGGCCCATACGTGAAGGTGAACCCGGATGAACTAGAAGCTGGGTCGAATGAAGGTTCTGGGGAGGGAGGTTCCTCCAAAGAGAAAGACCACGAAGAAGAGACCGATTAG
- a CDS encoding ASCH domain-containing protein: MEHVIALHQVYAELIFRGLKTVELRKRKAFNEGDLVFLYVARGNPYELRDTLRRLGLHEEQTLTRRGTIAGGFEVGEVIKADLDTLWEIAKDTSGLTLVHSENGKKWLGEYIKDFGYAFTIERPFLFKEPISREEMKRRYGIHVEGIIHVSARTRKEWVKNLMEDLLTREVVYL; encoded by the coding sequence ATGGAGCACGTCATAGCCCTCCACCAGGTCTACGCGGAGCTGATATTCCGAGGACTGAAGACGGTGGAACTCCGAAAGAGAAAGGCCTTCAATGAGGGAGACCTAGTTTTTCTCTACGTAGCAAGGGGAAACCCCTACGAGCTCAGGGACACGTTGAGAAGGCTTGGCCTCCACGAGGAGCAGACTTTAACGCGGAGGGGAACGATAGCGGGCGGTTTTGAGGTTGGAGAGGTTATCAAGGCCGACCTCGACACGCTCTGGGAGATAGCCAAAGATACAAGCGGATTGACTTTAGTCCACAGCGAGAACGGTAAGAAGTGGCTTGGGGAGTACATAAAGGACTTCGGATACGCCTTCACGATAGAGAGGCCCTTTCTGTTCAAGGAGCCAATAAGTAGGGAGGAAATGAAGAGGCGCTACGGAATCCACGTGGAGGGAATAATCCACGTTTCGGCGAGAACGAGGAAGGAGTGGGTGAAAAACCTGATGGAAGACCTCCTGACGAGGGAGGTCGTTTACCTCTAA
- a CDS encoding CBS domain-containing protein, with protein MKVKTIMTKDPVVIELPATRSYALELFRKYNVRAFPVVNKKTGKVSGIISIKRLLLHPDEDQLAMIIQRDVPMVKPDDDLKKAVRMMLEMDYRRVVVVDEDEKVVGILTVGDIIRRYLSKNGKLKDVTIENYYQKNVGVVWRGTPLKAALKALLLCNAMAIPVIDDDGNLVGMVDETDLLKDGEVIRVMRSTELAVSSEEDWILESHPTLLFEKAELQLPKKPVEQIMNPHLVVATPHMSVYDVAQKMVQHEIEQLPVIKGEGELTGIVRDMDMIKVILGK; from the coding sequence TTCAGAAAATACAACGTTAGAGCGTTCCCAGTTGTGAACAAAAAGACCGGGAAAGTCAGCGGGATAATAAGTATAAAGCGCCTTCTTCTGCACCCCGACGAGGATCAGCTGGCCATGATCATACAGCGAGATGTTCCGATGGTAAAGCCCGACGACGACCTGAAGAAAGCCGTGAGAATGATGCTCGAAATGGACTATCGCCGGGTGGTCGTCGTTGATGAGGACGAAAAGGTCGTTGGTATTCTAACCGTTGGGGACATTATAAGGCGTTATCTCTCCAAGAACGGGAAGCTAAAGGACGTAACAATCGAGAACTACTATCAGAAGAACGTCGGTGTCGTCTGGCGCGGAACCCCCCTAAAGGCTGCCCTAAAAGCCCTCCTCCTATGCAACGCCATGGCAATCCCGGTCATAGACGACGACGGGAACCTCGTTGGGATGGTAGACGAGACGGACCTCCTGAAAGACGGAGAGGTAATCCGAGTAATGAGGAGCACTGAACTGGCCGTTTCAAGCGAGGAGGACTGGATACTGGAGAGCCATCCAACGCTTCTCTTTGAGAAAGCCGAGCTCCAGCTTCCGAAGAAGCCCGTTGAACAGATCATGAATCCCCACCTGGTAGTGGCAACCCCCCACATGAGCGTCTATGATGTCGCCCAGAAGATGGTGCAGCACGAGATAGAGCAGTTGCCCGTGATAAAAGGAGAAGGGGAACTCACGGGCATAGTCAGGGACATGGATATGATAAAGGTCATCCTGGGTAAGTGA